The genomic segment ACAAACAGATGTATACAATATTTTAACTAATACCTCATTTTCTTTTGGTTCTTCTACATCGATCTCAACAATTTTAAGTGGTTCATTTGGACCAAATGCTACTGCTGCTCTACTCTTCATATTTTTCCTTCTTTCTTAGATGTCGATCATTTTTAACAAATTCAGTGTAATACATAATGTAATAAAAGTTAATACTGATATATTTGTCACTATAGATTTAATTAAGTAGTTTAGTTGACGGAGCAACAAAGCGAACTAGCTTATATCCACATATCTAATGTGACATAGAAAGAAGATAATCTCGATTCATTAGCGAGATCATCTTCTTTCTGTTTTATAGATTATAGATTAAAGTTTAACTTTAGCAAGGTTGATATCGTAACGCCCGCCTACTTTTTGTAATTCTTTTAACGCTTTTTTCAGTAGCGTTGCTGCTTCGACTTTCTGACTGATGCCCTTATCGATTTCGACAGTATAAGCTTTTTTTTCAATTTCATATTTCAGTGCATCAATGGTATTCACGTCTTTGTCAAAGTCATTATACAACACACCATATTGGAGATACTGATGTGTATCACTTCCCGCTAAAACCGGCTTATTGTACTTAGCAGCTATGGCTTCAATATTTTTTCTATTACTCAATCCCATCAATCCTGTATCTTTTCCATTCAAGTCAAAGAAGTCATAACAGTCGATCAAATCATCCGATAATGCTAGATTGTTGCATCCACTTCGGTAAACATGCGCAGCTCCAAAAAGCACATTGTATTCTTTGATGATAGAAAACAAGTCTTCTGCGGGTAGAAATGCTTCATCTGGTTCTGGTAAAACGCGACGACGGATCTCCAAAATATCTTCAAATCGTCCGATAACTAAATTATGGCCACCTTCTTGAATATCTACTTCTAATCCAGGAAATACACGTACACCTTCTACTAAATAAGTGTCTCCATCTTTTGGGTAGTGCTCTGTAATGTAGCCATAAATTTTTTCGAATTCCTGAGTGTTGAAATGCTCCGTCAGACAGAGTGCATCCAAACCTCTTGCTTTTGCCTCTTTAAATAACTGTACAGTATATTCTTCTGAGAATGGTAAGTTTTTAGCTAATTTACCATGCGTGTGAAAATCTATTTTCAAAATAAGTTCCTCCGTTTAAACTAATTTAGGTGCGATGAGCGCTGCCGTAACAACTAAAGCAAAATAAAAAACTGAACTTGCTAAAAATGTAAGATCTTTTGAAGTGAATTTTAATGTTTTCAATTTCATTTTTTTCACCCTTGGATCTGTCATTGAATTACGATAGCCTTTTATTTCTAGTGCTTCTACTGTTGTTCGACTTCGTTTAGCCATATTCAACATCAAGGGATAGAATGAACGCATGATGATTTTTAATTGATAAATAATGAAACGGATCTTACCTATAAAGCCATTTGAATCGGGTTGTACACCTCTCAATCTATAAGAAAGATTGACACTCTGGAATTCTTCCATAATGATCGGTAAGATTCGGTAACCATAAGAAATACTGAATGCGAACTGATCAGGCAAACCAATTGATAGAAGTCCGTTAGATAATTTATCAGGATCCATCCCAGCAAATGTCGTAATCGAAGCTAGTGAGACGACACCGATTTTCAATGTCAACTGGAGCACAGGAATCAATGCAGACCAATCACCGCCGAATAATAAGATGAATAGAAACAAAAAACCTGTTTCTGACAAAAGGCCGATACAAAAGACGAATAAGATCAACGGTACTGTTCGTGCTAACTTAGTCGTAATGGCTACAAAAATAAACAAACCAGCTAATACCCAATAATTCGTAAGGAACCAAGGAATAATCCCAAAGAGCACATACCAAATGAATAATGTACGAGGATCTAGTGAAGCAACAAAAGTTTCATCATTCCCGTAAGCATTTTTCAACACCTGATTTTTCAAGGTCGTGATCGTAAATTTATCTAAGAAATTTTCATTCACTTTCATCATGACAAGACCCCTTCTTTCTTCTGTAACTGATCAACAAATTGATCAACTGTATAGATAGAAGCATCCGAATTCATCGATTTTGCCAATTTAAAGATTTCTGGCGGATCGATTCCAGCTAACTGAAGTAATGTTTCATCATGAAAAATCTCTTCTCTTGTACCGTTTCCAATAACTTTCCCTTCATGAAGAACAACAATTCGATTCGCCCACTCTGCTACCAACTGCATATCGTGTGTGGCAATAATAGTCGTTTCCAAGCTATCTTTTAAATCATCAAGCGTTTTCGTAATACTTTTTCTCGTTGCAATATCCAGATTGGCTGTTGGTTCATCCAGTAGCATGATTTGCGGATTCAACGCTACCCCGATTGCTAGAGAAGCTCTGCGCATCTGTCCTCCACTAAGTAGCCGTCCATCTCTTTCAGCTAGCTCTACTAAATCAAACTGGCGTAACAGAGCCTCTGTTCGTTCTTTGTGCCCTTTTATATTTCTTGCTTTCATTGAAAAAGCAATATCGCGTTTAATGCTGTCATCGATAAACATATTTTCAGGATTCTGATAAACATAACTGATTGTATCTGAGATCTGCTCCGGTTTTAACCGGATAATGTCTTTACCATCCAACTCTATTTCTCCGCTGTCTGGTTTGATTAGTCCTGTCAGTAACTTAAGCAGCGTTGATTTACCTGCACCGTTATTTCCAATCAGTGCTACTCTCTCTCCCTTGTTGATTGTAAGATTCAATGAATCAAAGATAGGTTTTTTATCTCCTTTGATCATATCGTAGCTGAGCGAAACGTCTTTTAAATAAATCATGACATCATCCTGTTTTGAACGAACACTAGGCATGGTTTTTTCAACAGTCTGTAGTGCATACTCTTTGAAATACTCTTTCCCTTGATCGTGATTGATTGGCAAGGTTACCGCATTCCTTCCAGAAAGCTGAGCTAACTGATGCGCTGCTTGAGTAATTTGTGGCGGGAAAATCGAGCCTTCCATCAATTCTTCTACTCTAACGAGTGCTTCATTTACAGGTAATTTCCACTGGATCCGATTGTCTTTCATAAAAATAACCGAATCGCAATATTTACCAATAAAGTCTGTATGGTGTTCGATCACAACAATCGTTTTGCCTAATTCTTTATTAAATCGCTTCAGTACATCATACGTTTTGAGTGCATGATAAGGATCCAGTTGCGCTATCGGTTCATCCAAAATCAAGATATCTGGTCTTAAAGCTGTCATTCCTGCTAACGCCAGTAAATGCTTCTGACCACCAGATAGCTGCCAGATATACTCATCTGATTGTTCTTCTAACCCCGTTAATTCTAAGGATTCCATCCCACGTTCAACATAGTCTTCCAAACCATTGTTCAGACATGAAAAGGCAGCATCATCCAACACTTTTGGACGAATCAACTGGTTTTCAAAATCCTGATAGACATAGCCAATCGTATGTGCCAAGTCTGAAACGGTTGAATCCACAGTTTCCACTCCATTTATTTTAAGGGATCCGCTCACATCGCCATCGATAAAATGTGGAATCACTCCATTCAACAATTTGCATAGAGTTGATTTACCCGTTCCATTGTTTCCAACGATAGCTACGAACTCTCCATCTTCAATCGTTAAATTGATCTCTTCCAGTTGATAGTTTTCCTGACTTGGATAATTAAAGTAGAGATTTTTGATCTCAATCAAATTACTCACCTACACCAATCGTTTTATTTTTTCTGATAACAAGTATAATGCCTACGATCAAAACTAACGTAATGACAATGCCTGCAAAGACTGCTTCAGGACTTTCAGCCCAGCTTGCTTCCCAGTCAATAAAGTTGATTCCCGTTTCTGCCATAAATTCAGTTGTGACGGCGATTAGGAAGAAACCGATTGCCATCAAGATGATTTTGACATTTAATACTGCTCCAAATGAGGGTCTATTTTCAGGTGTTCTTGGACGCATACCCAATAAAGGTTCAATTTTTTTATATAGTCTTGGGACTAAGAATAACGTTGGGAGCACACAGAATAAGATTCCAGAGAATAGCAAATCATTTAAAATTGCAAATCCTTCAGTGAAAAATACTGATTCAGGTAACCCTTGAACAGCTTCAAAGTCTTCAATCGCAAACACCACTTTTGAAATGTCGACTAATCCCCCTAAAAATTGGTGAATGAAGATGCCCGTAAACGAAGCGATGGCAACTTGGACTTTATTAAGAGGATCATTGACCATCATTCCAGCGATATAGATGCCTAAAGAGAAAAGAACAAATTTTTCAACTTCTCCGACACCACCAAATTGGCCTAACATAATTTCACTAAAAATCACTTCTCCAGTAGCTGCACCTAATGCAGCTGATAGTGGATCAAATAAAATTGCTAACGTTAAGGGAATAAAAGCAAAATACTCAACTGATAATTCAACGATACCCAACTGAACAGATGGAATCAATTCTGTGAACAATGTAGCCAGACCGTATAAAGACATAGATAAGACAAAAACCATCATCTTTTGTGCTTGCGTAAGTTCCGTTCGTTTTCCTTTTAAATGCAAAGTAATTCCTCCAATAGTTTATGTTTTATTTAGTACATGGTTATCTTACCGAACGAATGTAAATTACCTGCAAATTTAAAGTAAAAATGTAGTATTTTTTTCATTAAAATAAGCAAAAGAAAATTAATTTTCATTAACGAACTCATTAAACCAGAAAGATTATGCTACAATAAATGATAAGTAACCCTTAAAGGAGGAAAACATGGCTACACATACTTTTACCATTCCTAAGGATTCCCTGACCAAAAGTCAGCTTGTAATATTGGAATATATCTACTCAAATATTGAAACAATTCCTTTTTTAACCATAACAGAGATCTCTAATGAACTAGGGATCAGCGATGCAACCATTACTCGTTTTTCAAAAAAAGTTGGTTATCCGTCATTTAAAGAAATGAAAATGGCCATTTTATCTGACATACAAGTCTCGCCTGCTAAAAAACTCCAAAATAGTTTTGAAGAGGGTGACTTGAATGCTAAAGACAATTTACTCATTTTCAAAGAAATTCAGCATTTGATAGAAACCGTCTCTCATCTGGATATACAAATATTGAATCAGGCGATTCACTTACTGTTAAAAGCTAAAAAAATCTATGTATTTGCCAAAGGTGCTGCTAAAAGTCCTGCTGACTTACTCGTTTTCCGTTTGAATCGCTTTGACTTGGATATCCAGCTTGTTACTGCAAGTGGTTCAGAACTTTTCGAGAAATTAAATAACCTTTCGCAAGAAGATGCCATTGTCCTTTTTGGGTTCGGTTCTGTCCCTAGAGAAATCAAACTGGTAGAAGACTATGGAAAAAAAATCAAAGTTCCTATTCTGTCTTTTGCAGATAGGCATTATAACTCTACTTCTGAAGAAGGTGTTACAACCTTTTTTGTAGCACGAGGCCTACCCGATGACTACCATTCCATGACTTCGGTCGTAGCCCTGATCGATACATTGATCGTTGAAATGGCGAAACAAATGCCTGAAGAAAGAAAACAACATCTTGAAAATTTATTCTCACTTAAAGAGTCCTACAAACATAATGTTCCAAGATAACAGTTGCGGATGGATCTAATCAATCATTATTAATTTACATCCTGCCATCGTTTACTGGGAATTCCACTGCAGATTTGAAAATAGGAATTCTCTTATCGCCTATTAAATTTCGTCTAAGTTTACTTATTTTATTGCAGAAAAAGAGAACTGCCATAAGGCAATTCTCTTTTTCTAAAGTATATTGTAGAATCAATAAAAAATGCTCTCTACTAGGTAGAATTCAATGCATTAACTGATCAACTGACTAAAGGTACTTCAACTGTTTTTACCTTTATTTACTAGGAAATATCGGTATCAGTGTCGTATTCATCACGTCGACCAATCCTAAGTCACTGTATTTATATTCTGGAATAACAGTGAGACCAAGCGTTACGATTCTTAATAAAGGATTTTTTGTGTTTAAACCGACAGATCTTAAAACATCTTTCATTTCTTCGGCTCTCTTAGCAGTATCAAAACAATTTAAATCACTCATTAAACCAAATACCGACAATTTCAACGTATCAAGCAGAGTATTATGATTGGCACAGCTGATTCCTCCTCCACACTCTGCTAAATGATCGTATACTTTCTTAGCTCCTTCAGCAAATCGATACACGATCATAAGATTATGATGATCGTGGGCTACTGTACTACCCACAGCCCCTTCAATATTTCCGAAATTACGAACTAGTCCGACTGTCTTATTTTCTGTACCATATCGGTTGGCTGTCATAACAAAAGCAAGTTCAGGATCATGACTGATATCTAGATAACCATTCTTAACTGGAATATCTTCTACTTGCAGAGTTGTAACAGAGGCATCCAAGCTAAGGTAGGTTGGAATATTGACTTTAATGGTCCCATCCATTTGATGATTTGGCGCCTTGATCAAAAATTCTTCGATAGCTAATGGTGGCACATTTACTGTATTCATTTTTTCAATTTCAAATGAGTGTCGTTCAATTTTTTCAACCATTCTACCATTTTCTGCAACTAATTTCCCTTCAAAATAAACTTGATCAGGTTTTAGTGAATCTAAGTTTGAGAACAATTGAAAATCAGCTATGTATCCTGGTGCAACAGCACCTAAGTTAATAATACCGACTTGCTCTGCCACTCTTAAACTTGCAGCTTTAATGGCTTCTATCGTTTCCATTCCATTTTGAATTAAAGTTCTGACTACATGGTTGACGTGACCTACGTGCAGCAAGTCTGATGATTCGACGTCATCTGTACAAACCGTCAACCGGTCTCTCCATGGTAAGTCTTTTACATCTTCCCATATTTGCTCGACATTGTGTGACATCGAAGATTCTCTAGCATCTACATACATACCTGCTCGCAATTTTGCTTTCGCTTCATTGGGATTTCTTGTTTCATGATCCGTTGTAGGTCCTCCAATTAGGTATGCACTAAGTTCTCTTCCCTGCCCTCCTGGAATATGTCCTTGAATATATAGTCCATTCTTCTCAGCAACTTCGATGATGTCCATCATTCTATCTGCACCATTTTCTACTCCTTTAAAATCCATGACCTCTGCTAACCCAATAACATTTTTTAATTGAGCTAAACGTTCTACTATTACAGCATCAAAAGCTGCTCCTGACTCTTCCAATCCTGGAACAGCAGGAATACAAGATGGAATATTGATGTATTGTCTCATAGGAAGGTCTAATCCAGCGTCATGCATATATTTTACCGCTTCTTCTCCAACGACATTTGCCACTTCGTGAGGATCTGTTACTACCGTTGTTGTGCCATGTGGAATAACCGCTTCAGCAAAATTACGTGGTGTTAGCATCGTGCTTTCTACATGCATATGAGCATCGATAAAGCCAGGAACAATATAGGCTTCTTTTGCATCAATAACTTTTTTTGCCTTGTCTTGCCCAGTACCTAAGGCATTGTCTTCCACATGAACAATAACACCTTTATGAATAAAAACATCCGCTGGATAGGTCTCTCCTGTAAATAAATTCATATAAGTTGTGTTGATTATTGCTAGATCACACTTTATTTCTCCTAAAGCTGCTTTCAATAATTCTCTTTTATTCGTTAACTCGATTCTCATAGTATCCTCCTACTTGGTATTCAATTAAATAAAAGCATAGCAAAAGTTCTACTATGCTTTAACTGTGAATTGTAGATTATTTTTATTATTGAAATATAAAATACATAATCAATGGAATACTTAAAAGATACATTCCAAAATGCACTTTATGTTCTGTTTTAGTAAACGTTTTGATTGCCACATCTGCCAGAATACCGGCACTTATACCTGTAGCCATTCCAGCTGTGAAGATTGTAAAGATAATCATTATAAACGGTCCAAAAGACTCAACAAAATTTGAAAAATCAATTTTAGATATAGCTGAAATCATACTAAACCCAACAAAGATCAGAGCAGGGCTTGTCGCTGCATCAGGTATCATTAAAAAGATTGGAGCAAACAGCATTGAAGCGAAAAATAATAGCGATGTTGTCAAAGAAGTCAATCCCGTTCTTCCACCTGCTTCTACTCCAGAAGAAGATTCTACGAAGGTCGTAATAGTTGTACATCCGAATACTGACCCTATAACCGTTCCAAAAGCATCCACTATAAACGGTTTTTGAATATCAGGGTAATCACCATTTTCATCTAATAGATCTGCTTTTTGAGCTACTCCAAGTACCGTGCCTAATGTAGAGAAAAAATCTCCGAAGAATGCAATAAAGATAAGAACAAGCGTGTTTCCAGATATCAATCCCTTGAAGTCATAAGAAAACATGACACTTTTCAACCCTGAAACATCAGGCAATTCAGCAACCGAACCTGGTAATGCAGTAATTCCGAAAGGTATACTTATTATCGTGATTGCGATGATCCCAATCAATAATGCGCCGGTTACTTTATACGCACTTAAAATTGCAATAATCAAAATTCCTAATATTGTTAAGAAAACGGCTGGATCCGACAAATTTCCTAACTTAATACCCTCTGAAAAATCTCCAAGTCCAGAGTTCTTAAATCCTAAGTAAACAATATAAAAACCGATAACGACCGAAATGGATGTCTTAATATTTGTCGGTATTAATCGCACGATTAAATCTCTAATACCGAACAATGACAAAACTACAAAAATCATCCCACTAATTAAGGTAATGGCCATAACATTCCCAAACGATAACGTTTCTGAACGAAGCAATCCACTGAACAAGAAGTTTGTTCCCATACCAGTCGATAAGGCAAATGGTACATTTGCGTACAGTGCCATGATTAATGTAATCAAACCAGAAATAAGTGCGGTCATAATTAAAATTGAAGCTTTAGAAATAACTAAACCATTGATATCTGTAAATGACTGCTCAGGACCGAACCCGACCATTGCACTAGGTTGAACAACTAGCACATAAGCCATTGTCATGAAAGTGGTCAAACCAGCCAGCATTTCTTTTCGTACAGTAGTATTTTTATTACTTAAATCAAAAAACTTTTGAATCATCAATAATACAACTCCTTATTCTATATACGAACAATTTTATTAATACAAGTTTAATTATACGACTTTAATACGATTATTACAATAATTTATCTAAAGAAACTAATTTCAGTAGCATTTTACAAATATAAATATCTCTAAGAACTTCCAATATATATATAAGTATTTCAATTGAGAAATTACAAAAAAGGCACCTTCCAAATAGTGGAAAGAGCCTTGAACCTTATGCTGCAACAAATAAAATACGCTCACCATCAGGAATGAGACTGTTTCCTTTTCTTCATGCTCTCGCATGATAACTGGTGCAATCTGAACCTTCTATAGTCTCATCTGCGGTAACGGGATATTTTTTATCGTTTTTTTATACCACGAGTTTTCTAAAAAAAGAACCACCCTTATTTGTCATCATCATATGACAGAAAAGGGTGGTCTATTTTGATTTAATTATTTTTCTTCTTCTACTAATTCTTTTTCAGAATCATAGCCTAGATCATCTAATGTTTCATCCAATTTATCAGCTGGAATAGTTTGATCTTCAGTTGGTTCCGCCGGCGTACCATGAACATTTCCATGCGCTGATTCTGGTTCATCGGAAGGAGCACCTTTATGTTCTATATCCGTCTTCTCCATGTGGTTCTCTTTCATGTCTTGAGCTTTTTCTACGCCCTTTTCTTTCCATTCTTTCCCTTTTTCCATGCCAGTGTCTTTTGCATCAGTGATTTTACCTTTTATATCTGTTCGTAATTCTTTCCCAGATTTAGGTGCAAACAATAATCCCGCTAACGCACCTGCTATAGGTAAAATAATTAATTTTGCTAATTCCATTCGTTTTACTTTTTTGGGTATCGCTTTAGTGACTCCCTTAACCAGTCTCTTATCTGTCTTCATCTTCGCTTTAGCTAACTGATGTGTCGATGGAAGATAATCTTTGGCCATGTCAAATGCGTCATGTGCATGATCTTTACCCATATTGATTAATTTTGATTTTTTCATTTTATTCGTGCTCCTTTCAATTTTTGT from the Carnobacterium inhibens subsp. inhibens DSM 13024 genome contains:
- a CDS encoding ABC transporter ATP-binding protein — its product is MIEIKNLYFNYPSQENYQLEEINLTIEDGEFVAIVGNNGTGKSTLCKLLNGVIPHFIDGDVSGSLKINGVETVDSTVSDLAHTIGYVYQDFENQLIRPKVLDDAAFSCLNNGLEDYVERGMESLELTGLEEQSDEYIWQLSGGQKHLLALAGMTALRPDILILDEPIAQLDPYHALKTYDVLKRFNKELGKTIVVIEHHTDFIGKYCDSVIFMKDNRIQWKLPVNEALVRVEELMEGSIFPPQITQAAHQLAQLSGRNAVTLPINHDQGKEYFKEYALQTVEKTMPSVRSKQDDVMIYLKDVSLSYDMIKGDKKPIFDSLNLTINKGERVALIGNNGAGKSTLLKLLTGLIKPDSGEIELDGKDIIRLKPEQISDTISYVYQNPENMFIDDSIKRDIAFSMKARNIKGHKERTEALLRQFDLVELAERDGRLLSGGQMRRASLAIGVALNPQIMLLDEPTANLDIATRKSITKTLDDLKDSLETTIIATHDMQLVAEWANRIVVLHEGKVIGNGTREEIFHDETLLQLAGIDPPEIFKLAKSMNSDASIYTVDQFVDQLQKKEGVLS
- a CDS encoding YtxH domain-containing protein translates to MKKSKLINMGKDHAHDAFDMAKDYLPSTHQLAKAKMKTDKRLVKGVTKAIPKKVKRMELAKLIILPIAGALAGLLFAPKSGKELRTDIKGKITDAKDTGMEKGKEWKEKGVEKAQDMKENHMEKTDIEHKGAPSDEPESAHGNVHGTPAEPTEDQTIPADKLDETLDDLGYDSEKELVEEEK
- a CDS encoding energy-coupling factor transporter transmembrane component T family protein, with the translated sequence MMKVNENFLDKFTITTLKNQVLKNAYGNDETFVASLDPRTLFIWYVLFGIIPWFLTNYWVLAGLFIFVAITTKLARTVPLILFVFCIGLLSETGFLFLFILLFGGDWSALIPVLQLTLKIGVVSLASITTFAGMDPDKLSNGLLSIGLPDQFAFSISYGYRILPIIMEEFQSVNLSYRLRGVQPDSNGFIGKIRFIIYQLKIIMRSFYPLMLNMAKRSRTTVEALEIKGYRNSMTDPRVKKMKLKTLKFTSKDLTFLASSVFYFALVVTAALIAPKLV
- a CDS encoding adenine deaminase; the encoded protein is MRIELTNKRELLKAALGEIKCDLAIINTTYMNLFTGETYPADVFIHKGVIVHVEDNALGTGQDKAKKVIDAKEAYIVPGFIDAHMHVESTMLTPRNFAEAVIPHGTTTVVTDPHEVANVVGEEAVKYMHDAGLDLPMRQYINIPSCIPAVPGLEESGAAFDAVIVERLAQLKNVIGLAEVMDFKGVENGADRMMDIIEVAEKNGLYIQGHIPGGQGRELSAYLIGGPTTDHETRNPNEAKAKLRAGMYVDARESSMSHNVEQIWEDVKDLPWRDRLTVCTDDVESSDLLHVGHVNHVVRTLIQNGMETIEAIKAASLRVAEQVGIINLGAVAPGYIADFQLFSNLDSLKPDQVYFEGKLVAENGRMVEKIERHSFEIEKMNTVNVPPLAIEEFLIKAPNHQMDGTIKVNIPTYLSLDASVTTLQVEDIPVKNGYLDISHDPELAFVMTANRYGTENKTVGLVRNFGNIEGAVGSTVAHDHHNLMIVYRFAEGAKKVYDHLAECGGGISCANHNTLLDTLKLSVFGLMSDLNCFDTAKRAEEMKDVLRSVGLNTKNPLLRIVTLGLTVIPEYKYSDLGLVDVMNTTLIPIFPSK
- a CDS encoding NCS2 family permease, translating into MIQKFFDLSNKNTTVRKEMLAGLTTFMTMAYVLVVQPSAMVGFGPEQSFTDINGLVISKASILIMTALISGLITLIMALYANVPFALSTGMGTNFLFSGLLRSETLSFGNVMAITLISGMIFVVLSLFGIRDLIVRLIPTNIKTSISVVIGFYIVYLGFKNSGLGDFSEGIKLGNLSDPAVFLTILGILIIAILSAYKVTGALLIGIIAITIISIPFGITALPGSVAELPDVSGLKSVMFSYDFKGLISGNTLVLIFIAFFGDFFSTLGTVLGVAQKADLLDENGDYPDIQKPFIVDAFGTVIGSVFGCTTITTFVESSSGVEAGGRTGLTSLTTSLLFFASMLFAPIFLMIPDAATSPALIFVGFSMISAISKIDFSNFVESFGPFIMIIFTIFTAGMATGISAGILADVAIKTFTKTEHKVHFGMYLLSIPLIMYFIFQ
- a CDS encoding MurR/RpiR family transcriptional regulator, whose translation is MATHTFTIPKDSLTKSQLVILEYIYSNIETIPFLTITEISNELGISDATITRFSKKVGYPSFKEMKMAILSDIQVSPAKKLQNSFEEGDLNAKDNLLIFKEIQHLIETVSHLDIQILNQAIHLLLKAKKIYVFAKGAAKSPADLLVFRLNRFDLDIQLVTASGSELFEKLNNLSQEDAIVLFGFGSVPREIKLVEDYGKKIKVPILSFADRHYNSTSEEGVTTFFVARGLPDDYHSMTSVVALIDTLIVEMAKQMPEERKQHLENLFSLKESYKHNVPR
- a CDS encoding PHP-associated domain-containing protein, encoding MKIDFHTHGKLAKNLPFSEEYTVQLFKEAKARGLDALCLTEHFNTQEFEKIYGYITEHYPKDGDTYLVEGVRVFPGLEVDIQEGGHNLVIGRFEDILEIRRRVLPEPDEAFLPAEDLFSIIKEYNVLFGAAHVYRSGCNNLALSDDLIDCYDFFDLNGKDTGLMGLSNRKNIEAIAAKYNKPVLAGSDTHQYLQYGVLYNDFDKDVNTIDALKYEIEKKAYTVEIDKGISQKVEAATLLKKALKELQKVGGRYDINLAKVKL